The segment GGTCACCTGCGGACGTTCCGGAACGAAGGTGAACTCGCCCGAAGCTTCCGGGCGATCAAACAGGATCGAGCCGTCATGCCCGCGCACCAGGTTGGTGATCGGCGTTTCGGAAGCGGCCATCGTTGCGGTGACCAAACCTTGGCAGCCCGAGTTGAACTCGGCGACCACCGTGGCGACGTCCGGCACTTCGCGGCCGTCATATTCGAGGTACAGACCGCCGCTGCCGGTGATGCGGGCCGGATAACGCAGGCCGGTTGCTTTCATCATCTGCGTGGTGCGGTGGACGAACAGGTCGGTGAACATCCCGCTACCGAATTCCCAGAAGCGGCGCCACTGGGCGAAGACGGCGCGATCGAACGGCTGGTCTTGCGCCAACCCTTCTTCGACGCCGAGGAACCGCTTCCAGTCGACCGTCTTCGGGGTCATGTCTTTCGAGAGCGGATAGTAACGCCACTGGCCGATGTCGGAGTTGCGGAAGTACTCGGTCTGGTACATCAGCACTTTGCCGAGGAGACCGGCGTCGATCTTCTCGCGAGCGGCGTCCCAGATCGGCAGGCTGGTTCCTTGCACGCCGACCTGCATCACTTTGCCGGTGTCGCGCCAGACGCCGACCAATTCGATCGCATCTTCGACCTTCTTGACCATCGGCTTTTCGCAGTAGACATGCATGCCGCCTTTCATCGCTTCCATCGCTTGGATGGCGTGCCAATGGTCCGGCGTGCCGATGCTGACCGCATCGAGGTTTTCCTTGGCGTACATCTCACGGAAGTCGACGTACCGCGCGACCTTCCCGCCGTTTTCTTTTTCGATGTAGTCAGCGGCGCGATTGCGGTTGTGTTCGTAAACGTCGCAAACGGCGACCAGTTCAATATTGGCGCCATCTTTGGCGATCGCCGACAGGCTCTTCACATGCGCGCCGAAGCCGCGTCCACCGACGCCGACGAAACCGATGCGAAGTTTGGAGTTGGCGTCAGCTGCTTGCGATTTGGCGGCTTTCACGGCGAGCGAAGTCGCAGCGACGCCGGCGGCGGTCGTCTTCAGAAAAGTTCGACGCGAGGCATCGAAAGAATCCATGGGCATGGTTCTCCATTCAATGGGGCGGGACAAAAGTAGAAAGTAGATTCTGGCGAGCAGAGGGATGTTTCTATCAAACCAAGCCGGCCGCATAAATTCAATATGCCATTTCTCCTATTTGCGCAATCGCTTCTCGTTTCCGCCTGATAATTCCCCCAACATGGCGCAGTCCGGGGGAATCTTGACGGATTGCGTTGACATTTCACGATCACGCGCCCGCAGCGCAAGCGAGGGAATGCGGCCGCAAGTAAATGACTAATGACTAAGCCCTAATGTCTAATGACAGATCGTGTCTTCCGAATTAGACATTAGGGCTTAGTCATTAGACATTTCCGAATCCATTCCCTCGCTCGCGCTGCGGGCTAGTGTTGGCGTTCTGTTTTGCTTTAAGCGTTGGAGAATCCGTTTAAATCCACGCAAGATTAGCGAGCAACTAGCGAATACCCGGCTGAACGGATCGATTCGTCGACGGAGATATGTATTCCCAGCAATACGAATCTTCTTCCGCAAAACGGTGCAATCGACCTATTGCGAGCGATAGAATCAAGTTCGTGGCGTTACCCGTTCTTTGCAGCCCCAATTTCGCAGTGAAGGTGAAGTCATGTCTCGTCTCCTAGCCTCGATCGTTTTGATCACTCTCACGTTAGGCGTCGTTCATTCGCAGTGCTGGGCACAGGAAGATGGCGCAAGTCCGCCGGTCGCGGCGGAAACGGCGCCCCCGGAAGCCGGCGTTGCCGATGTCGAAAAAGAGAAGGAAGCGACGCCGCCAGCCAAAGAGGAAGCCCCTAGCGCCGAAGTAAGTCACGGTGAGGCTTCCGATGCAACCCACAGCGCCGATAGTCATCTCTCTGGCCAGTTGGAAGACATCGCCAAGAGCGTTGATGAATCGGATACGGCGAAGGAAACGAGCGCTGGGATTTTGACGCCGATTTATCAGGTCGCCGAAGCGCTCGAGTTTCCGGCGTTCCACTGGATCGCCTTCTCGCTGATGCTGGCCGGCGTCGTCGGCTTCGCGTTGCAGTTGGTGATCGGCAAACTGGTGGTCTTCTCCCACTTCGGCTTCAGTCTGCGCGAGATCCTTTCAGACTTGCTTGGGTTTGCGATCAGCGTCGTCGGCCTGGTGCTGACCACGCAAGCGGCCGCCCAGAACTCGACCTTCACGCAAAGCCCGTTCGCCGTCCTCTCGGCCAGCGCGTTCGGGCTGATCATCGGCCTGCTCCTCTATATCTGGGGACAGTCGCAAGAAGTGGAAGCGGTCAAAGGACGCGTCGCCGCGGCGAAAGAGAAGAAGGTCGAAAAGAAGTAGGCGGTATTAACTAGCCCGCAGCGCAAGCAAGGGAATGCGGTCGCAAGTGAATGACTAA is part of the Blastopirellula sediminis genome and harbors:
- a CDS encoding Gfo/Idh/MocA family oxidoreductase, with the protein product MDSFDASRRTFLKTTAAGVAATSLAVKAAKSQAADANSKLRIGFVGVGGRGFGAHVKSLSAIAKDGANIELVAVCDVYEHNRNRAADYIEKENGGKVARYVDFREMYAKENLDAVSIGTPDHWHAIQAMEAMKGGMHVYCEKPMVKKVEDAIELVGVWRDTGKVMQVGVQGTSLPIWDAAREKIDAGLLGKVLMYQTEYFRNSDIGQWRYYPLSKDMTPKTVDWKRFLGVEEGLAQDQPFDRAVFAQWRRFWEFGSGMFTDLFVHRTTQMMKATGLRYPARITGSGGLYLEYDGREVPDVATVVAEFNSGCQGLVTATMAASETPITNLVRGHDGSILFDRPEASGEFTFVPERPQVTHISPTELPFEKQVLKTEKEAPKDQTRAHFENWLAAIDLNAPDTCNNPPDLGAAAIVLVNLGARSYREGKIYHFDEETMKISDADSSWAKKWEKISKERGKASHVPGWNAGDKGSTINDPDHQKLEGPWINGKDPAG